A single window of Candidatus Binatia bacterium DNA harbors:
- a CDS encoding sigma-54 dependent transcriptional regulator — protein MASRILLVDDEMAIRFGVREFLRSHGYEVDEADSCARAEELFRASPPDAALLDHRLPDGTALDLLPRLRSIDPTVPLAVLTGHGSIDLAVEAVKQGAEQFLTKPIELPALLVVLERMLESHRSQRRQLADEVRRQKTALDPFLGTTRAIRTLAEEAKRVAGTDRPVLIQGETGSGKGVLARWLHENSPRAQEAFVDLNCAGLAPELVESELFGHERGAFTGAVSTKQGMLEIAHRGTVFLDEIGDLGASVQPRLLKVLEERRFRRVGSVRDRQVDVRLLSATHRNLLKAAQAGEFRADLYYRISTITLWVPPLRERVDDIELLATDLLDRITAEVGRRGIELGPDALDALRRYHWPGNVRELRNVLERAVLLSTGSKITSRDLRFEAGPEVGAPTPHAAPSHNDTKLTLLELERRHIEAVLIEENGHVGRAAVRLGIPRSSLYQKVARLGIVVPRR, from the coding sequence ATGGCGAGCCGGATCCTGCTGGTCGACGACGAGATGGCGATCCGCTTCGGCGTCCGCGAGTTCCTGCGGAGCCACGGCTACGAGGTCGACGAGGCCGACTCGTGCGCGCGCGCCGAGGAGCTGTTCCGCGCCTCGCCGCCCGACGCGGCGCTGCTCGACCACCGCCTGCCCGACGGCACCGCGCTCGACCTGCTGCCGCGGCTGCGCAGCATCGACCCGACGGTACCGCTCGCGGTCCTGACCGGGCACGGCTCGATCGATCTGGCGGTCGAAGCCGTCAAGCAAGGCGCCGAGCAGTTCCTCACCAAGCCGATCGAGCTGCCGGCGCTGCTGGTCGTCCTCGAGCGCATGCTGGAATCGCATCGCAGCCAGCGCCGCCAGCTCGCCGACGAGGTGCGCCGGCAGAAGACCGCGCTCGACCCCTTCCTCGGCACGACGAGGGCGATCCGCACGCTGGCCGAGGAAGCGAAGCGGGTCGCGGGCACCGACCGTCCGGTGCTGATCCAGGGCGAGACCGGCTCGGGCAAGGGCGTCCTCGCGCGCTGGCTGCACGAGAACAGCCCGCGCGCGCAGGAGGCCTTCGTCGACCTGAACTGCGCGGGGCTCGCGCCGGAGCTCGTCGAGAGCGAGCTCTTCGGCCACGAGCGCGGCGCCTTCACCGGCGCGGTGAGCACCAAGCAGGGCATGCTCGAGATCGCGCACCGCGGGACGGTGTTCCTCGACGAGATCGGCGACCTCGGCGCCTCGGTGCAGCCGCGGCTCCTGAAGGTGCTCGAGGAGCGGCGCTTCCGCCGGGTCGGCAGCGTGCGCGATCGCCAGGTCGACGTCCGGCTGCTGAGCGCGACGCACCGCAATCTGCTGAAGGCAGCGCAGGCCGGCGAGTTCCGCGCCGACCTCTACTACCGCATCAGCACGATCACGCTGTGGGTGCCGCCGCTGCGCGAGCGCGTCGACGACATCGAGCTGCTCGCGACCGATCTGCTCGACCGGATCACCGCCGAGGTCGGTCGGCGCGGCATCGAGCTCGGCCCGGACGCGCTCGACGCGCTCCGGCGCTACCACTGGCCGGGCAACGTGCGCGAGCTGCGCAACGTCCTCGAGCGCGCCGTGCTGCTCTCGACCGGCAGCAAGATCACGAGCCGCGACCTGCGCTTCGAGGCGGGTCCGGAGGTCGGCGCGCCGACGCCGCACGCGGCGCCCAGCCACAACGACACCAAGCTCACGCTTCTCGAGCTCGAACGCCGGCACATCGAGGCGGTTCTCATCGAAGAGAACGGCCACGTCGGACGGGCTGCGGTCCGCCTGGGCATCCCGCGTAGCTCTCTCTATCAAAAGGTCGCGCGGCTCGGGATCGTCGTCCCGCGCCGCTGA
- the ribB gene encoding 3,4-dihydroxy-2-butanone-4-phosphate synthase, translated as MINDPPRALFDTSTKRGSVATIEEAIAEYKAGRMVIIMDDEDRENEGDLCMAAEKVTPEAINFMATEGRGLICLPVTGEKLRELGLPMMVAENTAPLGTAFTVSIDARHGITSGVSAKDRAKTILTAVADGATPSDIRTPGHIFPLRARDGGVLVRTGQTEAAVDLARLAGLKPAAVICEIMKPDGTMARLPDLKRFAARFNLKLVTIADLIQYRLRHDSLVHRVAEAPIVSRFGGEFRAYVYRSDVDGGEHLALVKGDIRPDEPTLVRAHAEYLPGDVFGFVKRNTGELLHRAMEIIAAEGKGVVLYLKREPGTEMFAPRGDQTARDEDDPDVRKPSTMSTARLKEFREYGIGAQILRDIGVGKIRLISNYRRRLVSLPGFGLEVVETVPLDVAPSGAHGAADIARARRTTRSTRPARIAAVRRARR; from the coding sequence GTGATCAACGACCCACCGCGAGCGCTGTTCGACACCTCGACCAAGCGCGGCTCGGTCGCGACCATCGAGGAGGCGATCGCCGAGTACAAGGCCGGCCGGATGGTCATCATCATGGACGATGAGGACCGCGAGAACGAGGGCGACCTGTGCATGGCCGCGGAGAAGGTCACGCCCGAGGCGATCAACTTCATGGCCACCGAGGGGCGCGGCCTGATCTGCCTGCCGGTCACCGGCGAGAAGCTGCGCGAGCTCGGCCTGCCGATGATGGTCGCCGAGAACACCGCGCCGCTCGGCACCGCGTTCACGGTGTCGATCGACGCTCGCCACGGCATCACCTCGGGCGTCTCGGCGAAGGACCGCGCGAAGACGATCCTCACCGCGGTCGCCGACGGCGCGACGCCGAGCGACATCCGCACGCCGGGTCACATCTTCCCGCTGCGGGCGCGCGACGGCGGCGTCCTGGTCCGCACCGGCCAGACGGAAGCGGCCGTCGACCTCGCACGCCTCGCCGGGCTCAAGCCCGCCGCCGTCATCTGCGAGATCATGAAGCCCGACGGCACGATGGCGCGGCTCCCGGACCTCAAGCGCTTCGCCGCGCGCTTCAACCTGAAGCTCGTCACCATCGCGGACCTGATCCAGTACCGGCTGCGGCACGACTCGCTCGTGCACCGCGTCGCCGAGGCCCCGATCGTGAGCCGCTTCGGCGGCGAGTTCCGCGCCTACGTCTACCGCAGCGACGTCGACGGCGGTGAGCACCTCGCGCTGGTCAAGGGCGACATCCGACCCGACGAGCCGACGCTCGTGCGCGCGCACGCGGAGTACCTGCCCGGCGACGTCTTCGGCTTCGTCAAGCGCAACACCGGCGAGCTCCTGCACCGCGCGATGGAGATCATCGCCGCGGAGGGCAAGGGCGTCGTGCTCTACCTCAAGCGCGAGCCGGGCACCGAGATGTTCGCGCCGCGCGGCGATCAGACGGCGCGCGACGAGGACGATCCCGACGTCCGCAAGCCGAGCACGATGTCGACCGCGCGGCTCAAGGAGTTCCGCGAGTACGGCATCGGCGCGCAGATCCTGCGCGACATCGGCGTCGGCAAGATCCGCCTGATCAGCAACTACCGTCGTCGCCTGGTGAGCCTGCCCGGCTTCGGCCTCGAGGTGGTCGAGACGGTGCCGCTCGACGTGGCGCCGTCCGGAGCGCACGGCGCGGCCGACATCGCGCGTGCGCGGCGGACGACGCGCTCGACCCGGCCCGCGCGCATCGCCGCCGTGCGCCGCGCGCGCCGCTGA
- a CDS encoding GAF domain-containing sensor histidine kinase: MLASISQKLMRTLARPALIDELCQLAAEALESAASSMLLREPGSTTLLPVSAFGDGRRFAQLSETAPATLSATIGRLEHDDAVVVDAPDQDRTVDGEPTSWIAIAIRGIDRLAGILFVGRVGATRFSTTDRRIAEGISRMASLALENARLVEELERANRVKSDFVATMSHELRTPLHIILGYLSLLIDGDFGTVSESQREVLTLVDRNAHALLELVQDTLDLSRLERDSLPLNRREVAPAALLDSLRRDTRKLQRSSAVSVHWNAEENLPLLFTDPGKLKIALRNLVANAYKFTASGSVTISARACGEGVEFSVRDTGIGIPPESFEQIFEPFTQLGPTSTRRYGGVGMGLYIARRLTELLGGTIGVTSRRGEGSTFNIWIPSTGITASRPGRTSGPASESNQS, from the coding sequence GTGCTCGCGTCGATCAGCCAGAAGCTCATGCGGACGCTCGCGCGTCCGGCGCTGATCGACGAGCTCTGTCAGCTCGCGGCCGAGGCGCTCGAGAGCGCGGCGAGCAGCATGCTGCTGCGCGAGCCCGGCAGCACGACCTTGCTGCCCGTCTCGGCGTTCGGCGACGGGCGACGCTTCGCGCAGCTCAGCGAGACCGCGCCCGCGACCCTTTCCGCGACCATCGGCCGCCTCGAGCACGACGACGCCGTCGTCGTCGACGCGCCCGATCAGGACCGCACGGTCGACGGCGAGCCGACGTCCTGGATCGCGATCGCGATCCGCGGCATCGATCGGCTCGCGGGCATCCTGTTCGTCGGCCGGGTCGGCGCGACGCGCTTCTCGACGACCGATCGACGCATCGCCGAGGGCATCTCGCGGATGGCGTCGCTCGCGCTCGAGAACGCGCGGCTCGTCGAGGAGCTCGAGCGCGCGAACCGCGTCAAGTCGGACTTCGTCGCCACGATGTCGCACGAGCTGCGCACGCCGCTGCACATCATCCTCGGCTACCTGAGCCTGCTCATCGACGGCGACTTCGGAACGGTCTCGGAGAGCCAGCGCGAGGTTCTGACCCTCGTCGATCGCAACGCGCACGCGCTGCTCGAGCTCGTGCAGGACACGCTCGACCTGAGCCGCCTCGAGCGCGACAGCCTGCCGCTCAACCGACGCGAGGTGGCCCCGGCCGCGCTGCTCGACTCGCTGCGCCGCGACACCCGCAAGCTGCAGCGCAGCAGCGCGGTCTCGGTGCACTGGAATGCGGAGGAGAACCTGCCGCTGCTGTTCACCGATCCCGGCAAGCTCAAAATCGCGCTGCGCAACCTGGTGGCGAACGCGTACAAGTTCACCGCTTCGGGCTCGGTCACGATCTCGGCGCGGGCGTGCGGCGAGGGCGTCGAGTTCTCGGTGCGCGACACCGGCATCGGCATCCCGCCCGAGTCGTTCGAGCAGATCTTCGAGCCCTTCACGCAGCTCGGCCCGACGTCGACGCGGCGCTACGGCGGCGTCGGCATGGGCCTGTACATCGCACGACGTCTCACGGAGCTGCTCGGCGGCACGATCGGCGTCACCAGCCGCCGTGGTGAAGGCTCCACGTTCAACATCTGGATCCCCAGCACGGGGATCACCGCTTCGCGCCCCGGCCGCACGTCCGGCCCGGCGTCGGAATCGAATCAGTCCTGA
- a CDS encoding sigma-54 dependent transcriptional regulator, with protein MSHPVHQGSATAAQPARCVPAPQLIGEHPLMQQIRKLVDRVATSDVTVLVHGESGTGKEVVARMIHARSARAGQPFIAVNCGAIPAELLESEMFGHERGSFTGAISSRAGMFQLANGGTIFLDEVSEMSPALQVKLLRVLQEREVRPVGSDRSVKIDVRVIAATNKNLENEIAAGRFREDLFYRLNVVPVPLPPLRERRSDVPLLVEHYLERHKQRHRREEVRITEEALVHLWEHDWPGNVRELENLVERLVILCEGDTIDVCDLPPQMRTFLSRRAIPNIQLGDNGIDLNSIVEEFENALIRKALDRTHGNKQAAARLLGVNRTTLVAKLRRREDVFGPLVGGDDEPTPPVQVQTQPQPQAYA; from the coding sequence GTGAGCCATCCGGTCCATCAGGGGTCCGCCACCGCCGCGCAGCCCGCGCGCTGCGTTCCCGCACCACAACTCATCGGTGAGCATCCGCTGATGCAGCAGATCCGCAAGCTCGTCGATCGCGTTGCGACGAGCGACGTCACCGTGCTGGTGCACGGTGAGAGCGGGACCGGCAAGGAGGTCGTGGCGCGCATGATCCACGCGCGCAGCGCACGCGCTGGCCAGCCGTTCATCGCCGTCAACTGCGGCGCGATCCCGGCGGAGCTGCTCGAGTCCGAGATGTTCGGTCACGAGCGCGGCTCCTTCACGGGCGCCATCTCGTCGCGCGCGGGCATGTTCCAGCTCGCGAACGGCGGGACGATCTTTCTCGACGAGGTCTCGGAGATGAGCCCCGCGCTCCAGGTCAAGCTGCTGCGCGTCCTGCAGGAGCGCGAGGTGCGGCCGGTCGGCTCCGACCGCAGCGTCAAGATCGACGTCCGCGTCATCGCGGCGACCAACAAGAACCTCGAGAACGAGATCGCGGCGGGGCGCTTCCGCGAGGACCTCTTCTACCGCCTGAACGTCGTGCCCGTCCCGTTGCCGCCGCTGCGCGAGCGTCGCTCGGACGTGCCCCTGCTCGTCGAGCACTACCTCGAGCGTCACAAGCAGCGGCACCGTCGCGAGGAGGTGCGCATCACCGAGGAGGCGTTGGTCCACCTCTGGGAGCACGACTGGCCGGGCAACGTCCGCGAGCTCGAGAACCTGGTCGAGCGCCTGGTGATCCTCTGCGAGGGCGACACCATCGACGTCTGCGACCTGCCGCCCCAGATGCGGACGTTCCTGTCGCGGCGCGCGATCCCCAACATCCAGCTCGGCGACAACGGGATCGATCTCAACAGCATCGTCGAGGAGTTCGAGAACGCCCTGATCCGCAAGGCGCTCGACCGCACGCACGGCAACAAGCAGGCGGCGGCGCGGCTGCTCGGCGTGAACCGCACGACGCTGGTCGCGAAGCTGCGCCGGCGCGAGGACGTGTTCGGACCGCTCGTCGGCGGCGACGACGAGCCGACGCCGCCGGTTCAGGTGCAGACCCAGCCGCAGCCTCAGGCCTACGCCTGA
- a CDS encoding PAS domain S-box protein: MSGIVALLLLAILSAADGARAANAREATPGEAGRWSAVAIVVAAALGAAAIAAALHARRLKRQLAEAQAALDAERAQQQRLVQQHLEEKRRLTDALAEAYDDAPYGRHSLDADGTYIAVNRTELRLLGYERSEVVGKLKFTDVLTEPSRERFAREFPRFKELGQVDDVEFDLVRKDGTILPVLLSSTAVRDADGRFVRSEATIAVDRRRQLPEHVLQSAYSELERRVEERTAELNAVIATLRDEIEERERAEELLRQSEARARAVIDSSIDGIITIDEAGIVETVNPAAERMFGWPEKEIAGRNITLLMPEPYAEQHAEALRRRLETGERNFVGFRREVAGKRRDGTTFPLEISVSELYLGGRRLFRGTVRDLTEIKRAAEHVAQLQEQLQRNEVMARIGALVAGFAHEARNPLFGISAVLDAFVARFGDREEYNEYLTLLRRDVRRLTDLMHDLLIFGRPVLELHDGTLRQVVDEALAQCRRLAEEKSVALEAVLPSTDLRIRVNERLVRALQNVLQNAIQFSPSGSTVRVEAEVVNDGNGAASVECRVRDSGPGLAPEDLDRLFEPFFSRRAGGTGLGLAIVQRIVDEHGGTVTAANHPEGGAVISLRLPLP; this comes from the coding sequence GCCTGAAGCGGCAGCTCGCGGAAGCGCAGGCGGCGCTCGACGCCGAGCGCGCCCAGCAGCAGCGCCTCGTGCAGCAGCACCTCGAGGAGAAGCGCCGGCTCACCGACGCGCTCGCGGAAGCGTACGACGACGCGCCCTACGGCCGGCACTCGCTCGACGCCGACGGCACGTACATCGCCGTCAACCGCACGGAGCTCCGGCTCCTCGGCTACGAGCGCTCGGAAGTCGTCGGCAAGCTCAAATTTACCGACGTGCTGACGGAGCCGAGCCGCGAGCGCTTCGCGCGCGAGTTCCCGCGCTTCAAGGAGCTCGGCCAGGTCGACGACGTCGAGTTCGACCTCGTGCGCAAGGACGGCACGATCCTGCCCGTCCTGCTCAGCTCGACCGCCGTTCGCGACGCGGACGGCCGTTTCGTCCGCAGCGAGGCGACGATCGCCGTCGATCGGCGCCGCCAGCTCCCCGAGCACGTTCTGCAGAGCGCGTATTCCGAGCTCGAGCGTCGGGTCGAGGAGCGCACCGCCGAGCTCAACGCGGTGATCGCGACCCTGCGCGACGAGATCGAGGAGCGCGAGCGCGCCGAGGAGCTGCTGCGGCAGAGCGAGGCGCGCGCACGTGCGGTGATCGACTCGTCGATCGACGGCATCATCACGATCGACGAGGCTGGCATCGTCGAGACGGTGAACCCGGCGGCCGAGCGGATGTTCGGCTGGCCCGAGAAGGAGATCGCGGGCCGCAACATCACGCTGCTCATGCCGGAGCCGTACGCCGAGCAGCATGCGGAAGCGCTGCGGCGCCGCCTCGAGACCGGCGAGCGCAACTTCGTCGGCTTCCGCCGCGAGGTCGCCGGAAAGCGCCGCGACGGCACGACCTTCCCCCTCGAGATCTCGGTGAGCGAGCTCTACCTGGGCGGGCGTCGCCTGTTCCGCGGCACGGTGCGCGACTTGACGGAGATCAAGCGCGCGGCGGAGCACGTCGCGCAGCTCCAGGAGCAGCTCCAGCGCAACGAGGTGATGGCGCGCATCGGCGCGTTGGTCGCGGGCTTCGCGCACGAGGCGCGCAACCCGCTGTTCGGCATCTCCGCCGTCCTCGACGCCTTCGTCGCGCGCTTCGGCGACCGTGAGGAGTACAACGAGTACTTGACGCTGCTGCGTCGCGACGTCCGGCGGCTCACCGACCTGATGCACGACCTGCTGATCTTCGGCCGGCCGGTCCTCGAGCTGCACGACGGCACGCTGCGCCAGGTCGTCGACGAAGCTCTTGCCCAGTGCCGTCGACTGGCGGAAGAGAAATCGGTCGCGCTCGAGGCCGTTCTGCCATCCACCGATCTGCGGATCCGGGTGAACGAGCGGCTCGTGCGCGCGCTCCAGAACGTGTTGCAGAACGCGATCCAGTTCTCGCCGAGCGGCTCGACCGTCCGCGTGGAGGCCGAGGTCGTGAACGACGGCAACGGCGCCGCGAGCGTCGAGTGCCGCGTGCGCGACAGCGGCCCCGGGCTCGCGCCCGAGGACCTCGACCGGCTGTTCGAGCCGTTCTTCTCGCGGCGCGCGGGCGGCACGGGACTCGGCCTCGCGATCGTGCAACGCATCGTCGACGAGCACGGCGGTACGGTGACCGCGGCGAACCATCCGGAAGGCGGCGCGGTCATCTCGCTGCGCCTGCCGCTGCCGTGA
- a CDS encoding acyloxyacyl hydrolase — protein sequence MRRLPLAAALILVLGLVALVPSQGSGAEGGSADRSGLQEIGVATGYGFSDRGNVQVVPMFLRFGWFLPDLIDEPLARHGLDLQWMVEPWIAGVTNHQDAIEVGVHPIVLKLSYDRGQWVVPYLTAGTGVMYTGLQGLQLSGPFEFSSYGGGGIQFFFNDQMALNLSYRWRHISNAGIEEPNRGLDTQFVLLGFDYRPKR from the coding sequence ATGCGCCGTTTGCCGCTCGCTGCAGCTTTGATTCTCGTCCTCGGGCTCGTCGCTCTCGTCCCCTCGCAAGGCAGCGGTGCGGAAGGCGGCAGCGCCGACCGCAGCGGCCTGCAGGAGATCGGGGTCGCGACCGGCTACGGCTTCTCCGATCGCGGCAACGTGCAGGTCGTGCCGATGTTCCTGCGCTTCGGCTGGTTCCTGCCGGACCTGATCGACGAGCCGCTCGCCCGCCACGGCCTCGACCTGCAGTGGATGGTCGAGCCCTGGATCGCCGGGGTCACGAACCACCAGGACGCGATCGAGGTCGGCGTGCACCCGATCGTGCTCAAGCTCTCCTACGACCGCGGCCAGTGGGTCGTGCCGTACCTGACCGCCGGCACCGGCGTCATGTACACCGGGCTCCAGGGGCTCCAGCTCAGCGGGCCGTTCGAGTTCAGCTCGTACGGCGGCGGCGGCATCCAGTTCTTCTTCAACGACCAGATGGCGCTGAACCTGTCCTACCGCTGGCGGCACATCTCGAACGCCGGCATCGAGGAGCCGAACCGCGGCCTCGACACGCAGTTCGTGCTGCTCGGCTTCGACTACCGACCGAAGCGCTGA
- a CDS encoding CoA transferase, translating to MAGPLEGIKVVELGFWVAGPATAGVLCDWGAEVIKIEPPRGDPFRGIFLSAVGIEVPFNPPFELDNRGKRSVILDLKHEEGRAIAAELVDRADVFVSNLRPRALAELGLDYDTLSARNPRLVYCSVTGYGVTGPDRDRPAYDIGAFWSRGGVAAMLTPEGHEPPVQRGGMGDHTTAITAAGAVAAALYARERTGRGQHVVTSLLRTGMYVVGWDVATRLRFGYVAPPATRDASPNPIANSYRAGCGRWLWLIGLEADRHWPDVCRAIGRPDLLTDPRTKDIVARRENALEVVRILDEEIAKRPLSEWAEIFARENVWWAPVQNCDDIVNDPQVRASGGIVPFDAQEGLPEQLATPVDFLGTPWEAARTVPEPGQHTEEVLLELGRDWEEIAALKERGVIP from the coding sequence ATGGCGGGTCCGCTCGAGGGCATCAAGGTGGTCGAGCTCGGGTTCTGGGTCGCGGGGCCGGCGACGGCCGGCGTGCTGTGCGACTGGGGCGCCGAGGTCATCAAGATCGAGCCGCCGCGCGGCGACCCGTTCCGCGGCATCTTCCTCTCCGCGGTCGGCATCGAGGTGCCGTTCAACCCGCCGTTCGAGCTCGACAACCGCGGCAAGCGCTCGGTGATCCTCGATCTCAAGCACGAGGAGGGTCGCGCGATCGCCGCCGAGCTGGTCGACCGGGCCGACGTCTTCGTCTCGAACCTGCGCCCGCGCGCGCTCGCCGAGCTCGGCCTCGACTACGACACGCTTTCGGCGCGCAATCCGCGCCTGGTCTACTGCTCGGTCACCGGCTACGGCGTGACCGGACCCGATCGCGACCGTCCGGCGTACGACATCGGCGCGTTCTGGTCGCGCGGCGGGGTCGCGGCGATGCTGACCCCGGAGGGGCACGAGCCGCCGGTGCAGCGCGGCGGCATGGGCGACCACACGACCGCGATCACCGCGGCCGGCGCGGTCGCCGCGGCGCTCTACGCGCGCGAGCGCACGGGCCGCGGGCAGCACGTCGTCACGTCGCTCCTGCGTACCGGCATGTACGTCGTCGGCTGGGACGTCGCGACGCGGCTGCGCTTCGGCTACGTCGCGCCGCCGGCGACGCGCGACGCGTCGCCGAACCCGATCGCGAACAGCTACCGCGCCGGCTGCGGACGCTGGCTGTGGCTGATCGGCCTCGAAGCGGACCGCCACTGGCCGGACGTCTGCCGCGCGATCGGCAGGCCCGATCTGCTGACCGACCCGCGCACCAAGGACATCGTCGCGCGCCGCGAGAACGCGCTCGAGGTCGTGCGCATCCTCGACGAGGAGATCGCCAAGCGACCGCTTTCCGAGTGGGCGGAGATCTTCGCGCGCGAGAACGTCTGGTGGGCGCCGGTGCAGAACTGCGACGACATCGTGAACGACCCGCAGGTCCGTGCGTCGGGCGGCATCGTCCCGTTCGATGCGCAGGAAGGGCTCCCCGAGCAGCTCGCCACGCCGGTCGACTTCCTCGGCACGCCGTGGGAAGCCGCGCGCACCGTGCCGGAGCCCGGTCAGCACACCGAGGAGGTGCTGCTCGAGCTCGGACGCGACTGGGAGGAGATCGCCGCGCTCAAGGAGCGCGGCGTGATTCCGTGA
- a CDS encoding response regulator — MTSQEHTAERHEGRRILLVDDEESVLFAMQQYFQLRGHEVHRAADADSAQRLLDELSFAWVVTDLHLTPAREGNGIEVARKARNVGVERVVLLTAHRTVAIDQEAALAGIDRVIAKPVRLPELEALLAGAEPVQ; from the coding sequence GTGACCAGCCAGGAACATACGGCGGAGCGGCACGAGGGGCGGCGGATTCTCCTGGTCGACGACGAGGAGTCCGTCCTGTTCGCCATGCAGCAATACTTCCAGCTTCGAGGACACGAGGTTCACCGTGCCGCCGACGCCGACAGCGCGCAGCGCCTGCTCGACGAGCTGTCGTTCGCCTGGGTCGTCACCGACCTGCACCTGACGCCGGCCCGCGAGGGCAACGGCATCGAGGTCGCGCGCAAGGCGCGCAACGTCGGCGTCGAGCGCGTCGTCCTCCTCACCGCACACCGTACGGTCGCCATCGACCAGGAAGCCGCTCTCGCCGGCATCGACCGCGTGATCGCCAAGCCGGTGCGGCTGCCCGAGCTCGAGGCCCTGCTCGCCGGGGCGGAGCCGGTCCAGTGA